A region from the Leishmania panamensis strain MHOM/PA/94/PSC-1 chromosome 20 sequence genome encodes:
- a CDS encoding hypothetical protein (TriTrypDB/GeneDB-style sysID: LpmP.20.4130): MAALGSDVQATSVELVSVIEKMKERKARLEEQISAEEAEYEGLLAEVRTMQERLAALRDSVAKKQAVRADLERTISETYSAFKSILDASKKLLSTAKEESSALKSQIE, encoded by the coding sequence ATGGCTGCCCTCGGGTCAGATGTGCAAGCCACCAGTGTCGAGCTGGTCTCTGTGATTGAGAAAATGAAGGAGCGCAAGGCGCGGCTTGAAGAGCAAATCTCTGCCGAGGAGGCCGAGTACGAAGGCTTGCTTGCCGAAGTACGCACGATGCAGGAGCGACTCGCAGCCCTCAGAGACAGTGTCGCGAAGAAGCAGGCGGTGCGCGCAGACTTGGAGCGAACCATATCGGAGACGTACTCGGCATTCAAGAGCATCCTGGATGCTTCGAAGAAGCTGTTGTCCACTGCCAAGGAGGAGTCATCGGCACTCAAGTCACAAATAGAGTGA
- a CDS encoding cell differentiation protein-like protein (TriTrypDB/GeneDB-style sysID: LpmP.20.4140) — translation MDAPAAYAPWEEESEDVAKFGYRQQRFPQAGYSRFPVTQAPQRPPQQLQPPQQQAVLPQQVARLEPSQYPDAVREMLMHIQSLYPQDTRERAILTLSKKREKFTLLGPTLWYSVGVMAIFLQEIVSMYPLLNTPSSAPVKPIINRVSSVLTLLQVIAQHDASRRPFMESNICLFLYPFLRATPSERSEVLRLTSLGVIGALVKADDPAITSYLLNTEIFPICLKIMEQAIEISKIISTFIIQKLLISDQGLAYACQNPSRFTAVADVLHRMVAEKGTQNEHVCGPRLLKHIIRCYLRLSENERAREALPKILPEELRNNTFQEYLDEDINMRKWLLQLLVNIGDEGARRINETAKHTQ, via the coding sequence ATGGACGCGCCCGCTGCCTACGCTCCgtgggaggaagagagtgaagaTGTTGCCAAGTTTGGctaccggcagcagcgattTCCACAGGCAGGGTATAGTCGCTTTCCCGTAACCCAAGCCCCGCAGCGTCCACCCCAGCAactgcagccaccgcagcagcaggcggtgctgccgcagcaggtcGCGCGTCTAGAGCCTAGTCAGTATCCTGATGCAGTGCGCGAGATGCTGATGCACATTCAAAGCTTGTACCCCCAAGACACCCGTGAGCGGGCCATCTTGACCTTGTCCAAGAAGCGTGAGAAGTTCACATTGCTCGGCCCTACTCTGTGGTACAGCGTCGGTGTCATGGCGATCTTCCTGCAGGAGATCGTATCCATGTACCCCCTCCTCAACACACCTTCGTCGGCGCCGGTGAAACCGATTATCAACCGCGTTAGCAGCGTTCTTACCCTACTGCAGGTGATTGCCCAGCACGACGCATCGCGGCGACCCTTTATGGAGTCAAATATTTGCCTCTTCCTGTACCCATTTCTGCGCGCCACCCCATCGGAGAGGTCTGAAGTGCTGCGCCTGACTTCACTGGGCGTCATTGGTGCACTGGTCAAGGCGGACGACCCGGCGATTACGTCCTACCTCCTCAACACAGAGATCTTCCCGATTTGCCTGAAGATCATGGAGCAAGCGATCGAGATTTCGAAGATCATCTCTACCTTTATCATTCAGAAGCTTCTGATCTCGGATCAAGGCCTGGCGTATGCCTGCCAGAACCCCAGCCGCttcaccgccgtcgcagatGTTCTGCACCGTATGGTAGCAGAGAAGGGAACGCAGAATGAGCACGTGTGCGGGCCACGTTTGCTGAAACACATCATCCGCTGTTACCTCCGCCTCTCTGAAAACGAACGTGCACGTGAGGCGCTACCCAAGATTCTCccagaggagctgcgcaacaACACCTTCCAGGAGTATCTGGACGAGGACATCAACATGAGGAAGtggctcctccagctcctcgtcAACATCGGAGATGAGGGGGCGCGTCGCATTAATGAAACCGCAAAGCACACACAGTAA